One Flavobacterium sp. 90 DNA segment encodes these proteins:
- a CDS encoding glycoside hydrolase family 19 protein — protein sequence MSFILDNSNVFLKAFLKYNINNPLRIAHYLAQLSHESGNFTRLVENLNYTPEGLASTSPFNSRMTAVQRNLYGRTASHPANQIMIANIGYANSNGNGNVASGDGWRFRGRGLIQLTGRANYEAYKKYSGYDVVTNPDLLLQVGIAIDCAAWFFSVYKDLNSLADANLITKITQKINGKTNGLADRISKFKFYKAQNITIELLKKKAKPLPNFNSIRTYAFNWLSPFNTKQT from the coding sequence ATGAGTTTCATTTTAGACAATAGCAATGTATTTTTAAAAGCATTTTTAAAATATAACATTAATAATCCGCTAAGAATTGCGCATTATTTAGCACAGCTTTCCCATGAATCAGGGAATTTTACAAGGCTTGTAGAAAACCTGAATTATACCCCTGAGGGACTCGCTAGTACAAGCCCTTTTAATAGCCGTATGACTGCTGTACAAAGAAATCTTTACGGTCGTACGGCTTCGCATCCCGCCAATCAAATAATGATCGCCAATATTGGGTATGCCAATTCAAACGGTAACGGAAATGTTGCCAGTGGTGACGGTTGGAGATTTAGAGGACGTGGTTTGATTCAGCTTACAGGAAGAGCCAATTACGAAGCCTACAAAAAGTACTCGGGATATGATGTTGTTACTAATCCTGATCTGCTTTTGCAGGTCGGTATTGCCATTGATTGTGCAGCTTGGTTTTTTTCTGTTTATAAAGACCTTAATTCTTTGGCAGATGCCAATTTAATTACCAAGATCACACAGAAAATCAACGGAAAAACCAACGGATTAGCCGATAGAATAAGCAAGTTTAAATTTTACAAAGCTCAAAACATCACCATTGAGTTATTAAAAAAAAAAGCGAAACCCTTACCTAATTTTAACAGTATCCGCACTTACGCTTTTAATTGGCTATCACCTTTTAACACAAAACAAACATGA